From a region of the Desulfobulbaceae bacterium genome:
- a CDS encoding sensor domain-containing diguanylate cyclase codes for MNQISTYIKNKIRRFSNSIPENAYRHNAPERNHVGPASEAIGSIFDTKNYDDHAAEKFFDDSFQLQLSLLKSSLSLSSVLVVFKNDRDGSLDLHSFSSQYPKKILSGPYPAGIGIAGAMNQGHDAVFVSDLNTNYSGIFYYKELLKVGAAAIIQIFSQKDVSGGMASTAFLCIDRADSTPWTDNEKKIIALAAKKIGMDLQLGKMLTSLDQKGNLIQKICQGFRELNKGLGLETVFNATYKAVTSLVNADFISISLLVNDSHQTAFVAGTDSQEHHLGLEFNLNEGLVGQVIRLNRPLPVNGQYSGPAPVFSKKQCLTGYSSLYILPLLPEEGQSLGAMTVASKNAAAFGLAQMDILQLIATQVAVKIELAKSHETINKMATTDGLTDLANHRTFQHGFDIMLHRAKRRQSPLTLIFCDIDFFKKINDSYGHQFGDQVLKAVAKILSDTVRREDMAARYGGEEFALILENSSKSGALQMAERIRHDIADLTFQFENESVGLTISLGIASFPEDGQEKTTIIELADQALYKAKRQGRNQSVVA; via the coding sequence ATGAATCAAATTAGTACGTATATAAAAAACAAGATCAGGCGATTCTCGAACTCTATTCCAGAGAACGCCTATCGGCACAATGCTCCGGAACGAAATCATGTCGGACCAGCAAGTGAAGCCATTGGCTCAATATTTGATACCAAAAATTACGATGATCATGCGGCTGAAAAGTTTTTTGACGACTCGTTTCAACTCCAATTATCCCTTCTCAAATCATCGTTGAGCCTGTCCTCGGTTTTAGTTGTATTTAAAAATGATAGAGATGGATCTCTCGACTTACATTCGTTTTCTTCGCAATACCCAAAAAAAATACTGTCGGGACCATACCCGGCTGGAATTGGCATTGCTGGAGCCATGAATCAAGGCCATGATGCTGTTTTTGTATCTGATCTCAACACAAATTACTCAGGAATATTTTACTATAAAGAACTCTTGAAAGTTGGCGCTGCGGCAATTATCCAGATTTTTTCCCAAAAAGATGTTTCTGGTGGTATGGCGAGCACAGCCTTCCTTTGCATTGATAGAGCAGATTCAACCCCATGGACGGATAACGAAAAAAAAATTATTGCCCTGGCTGCTAAAAAAATTGGTATGGATTTACAACTTGGCAAAATGCTTACTTCACTTGACCAAAAAGGAAATCTCATCCAGAAAATTTGCCAGGGTTTTCGAGAATTAAACAAGGGGCTTGGTCTCGAAACTGTTTTTAATGCCACTTACAAAGCGGTCACCTCACTGGTTAATGCTGATTTTATTTCAATAAGTCTTTTAGTCAATGATTCACACCAAACCGCTTTTGTAGCGGGCACTGACAGTCAAGAGCATCATTTAGGGCTTGAGTTCAATCTTAATGAAGGGTTAGTCGGTCAAGTGATTCGTTTAAACAGGCCGCTACCGGTGAATGGTCAGTATAGTGGGCCAGCTCCTGTTTTTTCGAAAAAACAATGTTTGACCGGTTATAGTTCACTGTATATTTTACCGTTGTTGCCTGAAGAAGGTCAGTCTCTGGGTGCTATGACTGTAGCATCAAAAAATGCTGCGGCCTTTGGTCTGGCTCAAATGGATATTCTACAGTTGATTGCCACTCAGGTCGCCGTTAAAATAGAACTTGCAAAATCACATGAAACCATTAATAAAATGGCGACTACTGATGGCTTGACCGATCTTGCAAATCATCGGACATTTCAACATGGCTTCGATATTATGCTTCATCGCGCCAAGCGCCGCCAGAGTCCTTTGACCTTGATTTTTTGTGATATCGATTTTTTTAAAAAGATTAACGATAGCTATGGACATCAATTCGGCGATCAGGTACTTAAAGCCGTTGCAAAAATCCTTTCAGATACTGTAAGGCGCGAAGATATGGCTGCACGTTATGGCGGCGAAGAGTTTGCCTTGATTCTTGAGAACTCCAGTAAAAGTGGGGCCTTACAGATGGCGGAACGAATACGACACGACATTGCCGATCTAACTTTTCAATTTGAAAATGAGTCTGTTGGCTTAACAATTTCACTGGGCATAGCCTCGTTTCCAGAGGACGGTCAGGAAAAAACTACAATTATTGAATTAGCCGATCAGGCATTGTATAAGGCCAAAAGGCAAGGTCGTAACCAGTCGGTAGTTGCTTAA